The Apium graveolens cultivar Ventura chromosome 6, ASM990537v1, whole genome shotgun sequence genome contains a region encoding:
- the LOC141667372 gene encoding uncharacterized protein LOC141667372 — MEIFKSDRSKAFWSSCVASAFRTALACGIVGGITLFGPISIRRQISLPAFSYVTVIIIIVDATLGDTFRGCWYALYATIQGVCPAILWLWVLPPARLTTFITSVLVAVNAFAVVLPKSTHTIAKRIALGQIVLVYVIGYINGVDTEPVMHPIHVATSTALGVFACVLALLFPVPNLACVQVKQSCKLIAENYSERLKLLVKALCEEDKKSALAFMSQAKSMSSTGTKLLQHIKSKQEIMQWERFGIKFLKPYCSTPGQRFQELETPLMGMSMALSSCQYFPIKLLSPELKDGLHKLEQHINLNFAQIKNSLPFDLATVAESNIDDEVNSLQTLQSVPTEQKDLPSLFFLFCLKLLQNKLHGTTTDNSPNKSAKSDDSHNKVTREESIWSGAKRLMPAFKCSLSLFLAVFFGLIYSKKDGYWSGLPVAITFAASREATFKVANLKAQGTVLGTVYGVLGCFLFERYIKIRFISLFPWFVITELLRRSKMYSQAGGISAVIGAVLILGRNSFKSPSEFAIARIVETFIGLSCSILVSIAFQPTRASTLAKPQLSTSLKSLHECVETINLSFSSITNFGESQKRLKSSVAELQKFIVEAEVEPNLWFLPFHSVAYNQLLKSLSKMVDILHFGAESIKFIEQELEGSKCDVDVRILTELDSDIQLLKEKVGSSLKCCEKITLIKSVAILEKELQKNDTACDLEVGKASIPSMFMSCDYDLDNKVEKIITSYLGNVKEMMDKDEGKVKKQIVLGLSVLVFCMGILVAETTEVEKAIEELVQWENPSSHVNLHQISCKIHALHDI; from the exons ATTTCAATCCGCCGTCAAATATCATTGCCTGCATTTTCTTATGTGACAGTTATCATCATCATTGTTGATGCTACCTTAGGTGACACTTTCAGAGGTTGCTGGTATGCACTCTACGCCACGATTCAAGGAGTTTGTCCAGCTATTTTGTGGTTGTGGGTGCTTCCTCCAGCACGCCTTACGACGTTTATTACGTCTGTGTTGGTTGCAGTGAATGCATTCGCAGTGGTGTTGCCAAAAAGCACACATACGATAGCTAAAAGAATAGCTTTGGGACAGATCGTGTTGGTGTATGTTATAGGGTATATTAATGGTGTGGACACAGAGCCTGTTATGCATCCTATTCACGTCGCAACTAGTACAGCACTTGGAGTGTTTGCTTGTGTCTTGGCTCTCTTGTTTCCTGTCCCAAATTTGGCTTGCGTTCAG GTAAAACAGAGTTGCAAACTTATTGCAGAGAATTATTCAGAGAGGCTAAAGCTATTGGTGAAGGCGCTCTGTGAAGAAGATAAAAAATCTGCTTTAGCATTCATGTCTCAAGCCAAGTCCATGTCTAGTACAGGAACCAAACTTCTTCAACATATCAAATCCAAGCAA GAAATCATGCAATGGGAGAGATTTGGAATCAAATTCTTGAAACCTTATTGCTCAACTCCAGGACAGAGATTTCAAGAGTTAGAAACACCATTGATGGGAATGTCAATGGCTTTATCCAGTTGTCAGTATTTTCCCATAAAATTGCTAAGTCCAGAGCTCAAAGATGGTCTGCATAAGCTAGAACAGCACATTAACCTAAACTTTGCACAAATAAAGAACAGCCTTCCATTTGATTTAGCTACTGTTGCAGAGTCAAACATAGATGATGAAGTGAACTCCCTTCAAACACTACAATCTGTACCAACAGAACAGAAAGATTTGCCTTCTCTTTTCTTCttattttgcttaaaactcctTCAAAATAAACTACATGGTACCACGACAGATAATTCTCCCAACAAGTCAGCAAAATCAGATGATTCACACAACAAAGTAACACGAGAAGAGAGCATTTGGAGTGGTGCAAAAAGGTTGATGCCAGCCTTTAAATGTTCACTCTCTTTATTTCTTGCAGTGTTCTTTGGATTGATATATAGCAAAAAAGATGGATACTGGTCAGGTCTTCCTGTAGCTATTACTTTCGCAGCATCGAGAGAAGCAACATTTAAGGTTGCTAATCTTAAAGCTCAAGGGACTGTTCTTGGAACCGTGTATGGAGTACTGGGGTGCTTTCTTTTCGAAAGATACATAAAAATAAGGTTCATTTCTCTCTTTCCTTGGTTTGTTATCACTGAACTTCTGAGGCGTAGTAAAATGTATAGCCAAGCCGGAGGGATTTCAGCTGTCATTGGAGCAGTACTAATACTGGGAAGAAACAGTTTTAAATCTCCTAGCGAATTTGCCATAGCTAGAATTGTTGAAACTTTTATTGGATTATCTTGTTCTATATTGGTAAGTATCGCTTTTCAACCCACAAGAGCTTCAACACTAGCTAAACCTCAACTCTCTACAAGTCTCAAGTCCTTGCATGAATGTGTTGAGACTATAAATCTATCTTTTTCAAGCATAACTAACTTTGGAGAAAGTCAAAAGAGGCTTAAATCCAGTGTGGCGGAGCTACAGAAATTCATTGTGGAGGCTGAAGTTGAGCCAAACTTGTGGTTTTTGCCTTTCCATAGTGTAGCCTACAATCAGCTCTTGAAGTCATTGTCAAAGATGGTGGATATATTGCATTTTGGAGCTGAATCAATCAAATTCATAGAACAAGAACTAGAAGGATCAAAATGTGACGTAGACGTGCGGATTTTGACAGAACTGGATAGTGATATTCAGCTTTTAAAGGAAAAGGTTGGATCTTCACTAAAATGTTGTGAGAAGATCACATTGATAAAATCAGTAGCGATTCTGGAAAAGGAGCTTCAAAAGAATGACACTGCTTGTGATCTTGAGGTAGGAAAAGCATCAATTCCAAGTATGTTCATGTCTTGTGATTACGATTTGGATAACAAGGTCGAAAAAATCATTACTTCTTATCTCGGAAATGTTAAAGAGATGATGGATAAAGATGAAGGCAAGGTGAAGAAGCAGATAGTACTGGGATTGAGTGTTCTGGTTTTTTGCATGGGAATTTTAGTTGCAGAAACAACAGAGGTTGAGAAGGCAATTGAAGAACTTGTGCAGTGGGAAAATCCTTCTAGCCATGTAAACTTGCATCAAATTTCTTGTAAAATTCATGCTCTACACGATATATGA